One window from the genome of Cucumis melo cultivar AY chromosome 12, USDA_Cmelo_AY_1.0, whole genome shotgun sequence encodes:
- the LOC103486643 gene encoding NAC domain-containing protein 73-like — MTWCSGSDDDESSQQLTNSSSILHHHSSSAVRCPSCGHQIQLQDQGGIHDLPGLPAGVKFDPTDQEILEHLEAKAISDVGKLHPLIDEFIPTLEGENGICYTHPQKLPGVSKDGQIRHFFHRPSKAYTTGTRKRRKVHTDEEGNETRWHKTGKTRPVFIGGVVKGFKKILVLYTNYGRQKKPEKTNWVMHQYHLGNNEEEKDGELVVSKVFYQTQPRQCSSAAAATNNNNHLLQSEIKFKNSANHHHVGGGVVDYYNPAVSNNNTNLIISFDHNTEPEVPQLLPNLVLSGDGSSFIRFPPADTTKRKLERKL, encoded by the exons ATGACTTGGTGCAGTGGCTCGGACGACGACGAGTCCTCTCAACAATTAACCAATTCTTCCTCTATTCTTCATCATCATTCATCCTCAGCCGTCCGATGCCCATCTTGTGGTCATCAAATTCAATTACAAGATCAg gGTGGGATTCATGATTTGCCTGGGTTGCCAGCTGGAGTGAAATTTGATCCAACGGATCAAGAAATTCTAGAGCATTTAGAAGCTAAGGCAATTTCTGATGTTGGAAAGCTTCATCCTCTTATTGATGAGTTTATTCCTACGCTTGAAGGAGAAAATGGGATTTGCTATACTCACCCTCAGAAGCTTCCag GAGTGAGCAAAGATGGACAAATCCGACACTTTTTCCATCGACCTTCAAAAGCCTATACAACGGGAACAAGAAAACGGCGTAAGGTCCACACGGACGAGGAAGGCAACGAGACACGGTGGCACAAAACGGGTAAAACCCGACCCGTATTCATTGGTGGCGTGGTCAAAGGATTCAAAAAAATCCTCGTCCTCTACACCAACTACGGCCGTCAAAAGAAACCGGAAAAAACCAACTGGGTAATGCACCAATACCACCTCGGCAACAACGAGGAAGAAAAAGACGGCGAATTGGTCGTGTCCAAAGTTTTTTACCAAACCCAACCCCGACAATGCAGCTCCGCCGCTGCCGCCACCAACAATAATAACCACCTCCTCCAATcagaaatcaaattcaaaaattcCGCCAACCACCACCACGTTGGCGGCGGCGTTGTCGATTATTACAACCCCGCGGTGTCgaataataatactaatttgATCATTAGTTTTGATCATAACACGGAACCTGAAGTTCCTCAATTATTACCAAATTTAGTTCTGAGCGGCGATGGTTCTTCGTTCATTCGGTTCCCGCCGGCGGACACGACCAAAAGAAAGCTCGAAAGGAAACTCTGA